CATTTAGAAGAATCCAGGATACAGGCAAACTTGAAATTATTACTTGCGGTGCTACGCACGGATTCTTACCGTTAATGATTAGTGATAATTCAAAAAGAGCACAAATAGCGGTAGGGGTTTCTGATTATAAAGAAAAATTCGGCAGGGCGCCCAAGGGTATATGGCTTCCCGAATGCGGGTATACCCCTGGTGTAGATAATATATTAAAAGAGAACGGCTTAAGATATTTTTTTGTTGATACTCACGGTATTTTATATGGAACACCACGTCCCAGGTATGGGGTTTTTGCACCGGTCTATTGCCCGTCCGGTGTAGCTGCTTTTGGAAGGGACATGGAATCGGCACACCAGGTATGGTCTGCAGATATCGGGTATCCCGGCGATTTCAGATATAGGGAATTTTACAGGGATGTTGGTTATGACCTGGATTATGAATATATTAAATCATACTTGCATTCTGACGGTATAAGGAGAAATGTAGGTATAAAAAATTATAAAATAACCGGAAACGTTAATCTCGCGGACAAACAACCGTATAATTATGATGAAGCGAAAGAAGCAGCAGCAAGTCATGCCGGTAATTTTATGTTCAATCGCCAGCAGCAGGTAGATTATCTTTTAAACTTATTGAAGAGAAAGCCGATAGTCGTTTCAATGTATGATGCCGAACTTTTCGGTCACTGGTGGTATGAGGGACCTGACTTTTTAGAGTATTTATTCAGGAAAATACATTTTGACCAAAAAACTATAAAGACAATAACACCTTCGGAATATTTGCAAATTCAACCGGATAACCAGGTACTACAGTTGTCCATGTCATCTTGGGGAGACAAAGGTTATAACGAATTCTGGCTTAATGGTACAAATGACTGGGTTTACCGGCATCTTCATAAAGCCGCCGAGAGAATGGTTGAAATTGCACGAAAGAACCCCGATGCCCAGCAATTAAAAAAACGTGCCCTTAACCAGGCAGCAAGAGAATTACTGCTTGCACAGGCATCCGATTGGGCGTTTATTATGACATCCGGCACTATGGTTCAGTATGCTCATAAAAGAACAAAAAACCATATTTCCCAGTTTACTATCTTATTTGAACAAATAGAAAGAAATCAGATAGACGAAGGTTTTTTATCCGACCTTGAGAACAGGGACAATATCTTTCCGAATATTGATTACAAAAATTACTTATAATGTTTTTATGTAATTGCCGAGCCTGACTGCTTCTTTTTTATCCTCTTCTGCAGAGCGAGGAAAGAGGCGAGAGGGTATATTTATATCCTACGGTGACCTTGGCAACACACATAGAATCAGTTTTAGTATAAAATTCTAACCACAAAATCTTTTCTTGTAAAATACACTAAAATATAATATACTTTTAAATATGAAAAAACTTATTGAAAAAAAATGGTTTGCAATTAGTTTGATAATTATTGTTACAACAATTATCTACTTGCCTTCTCTTCATGCACCGTTTATATTTGATGATATAGCAAAAATAGTAGAAAACCCCGATATAAAAAGATTAGACAATATTACAACCAGGCTTATTTATAAATATAATGAGAATAAAAATTTTAAAAGGAATGACCCTTCCAGACCTTTAACGTATCTTACTTTCACGGTAAATTATTATTTTGGAAAATTAAACCCATTTGGTTACCATTTATTTAATCTTATTGTTCACATATTAACATCTATATTGATATTTATTTTGACAAGGAAAATTATTTTATATGCTTATAATAAAGATTCGATTTCATTACCATTTTTTGTAGCTTTATTTTTTGCAATCCATCCTGTTAATACAAGTTCGGTATCATATGTATTCAGTCGCTCTACGGTTTTGATGGCATTTTTCTATTTATCATCTTTAATATTTTTTGTACTAGCAATAGAAAGGAAAAAGTTGCTATATTACTGTATATCAGTATTAAGTTTTATTTTAGCATTATTTTCAAGACAGGACGCCATTACACTTCCAGTAATTATTTTAATTTTTGACTATATATTTTTGAGTAACTTTGACATGCAAAAAGTTATTAAAAATAAATATTATTATATAATTTTCGGACTTTTAATTATTGTTTTTTTGTTATTTAGATATTTTTATTTTGGGGGAATTGGTGATTTGGAGGCAGAAAATTTATGTAAACCTTTATTGTATCTTGCTAGTCAGTGCTACGTGGTACTTAAATACTTTCTGCTTCTTCTAGTGCCTATTGATGTTTGCATATACCGTGGTGTATATTACTCTGTCAAAACGGTATATGAACCCCAGATAATAGTTTCGTTCATAGTTATTATGGCAGTTTTGATAATAAGTTGGTGGTTATATAAGAAAAGAACAAGTATGACGAAAATATTTTTGTTTTCCATTTTATGGTATTTCATTACTTTATCACCAACATCAAGTTTTTTTTCTACTACTAGTTCCATGGTCGATAACCGTTTGTATATTTCAGGATTTGGTTTTTATTTAACGATTATAATTCTCTACTTTTTATTGTTTTCTACCAAAACAGTATTAGGTAACAATTTAAATATTATATCTAAGTTAAAAGTTCAAGATAAAATGTTAATTAGTTTGCTACTAATACATATAGTTTTGCTATCAATATTTACATTTAGAAGAAATCAGCTTTTTCAACAACCGATTCTTTTGTGGCAAGACGTTATTTCAAAATATCCTAATAACATACCGTCGCACATCAATCTTGGAGATCTGCTACGTGAATCAAAAAGATATAATGAAGCAGAGAAAGAATATAGGGAAGCTATAAATTTAAATCAAAATTGTGTAGATGTTCACTATAAATATGGACTTTTATTAGAAGATTTAAAAAGATATAATGAAGCGGAGAAAGAATATATAGAAGAGATAAAGATAAAGCCAGATAATGAATATACACATAACAGTCTAGGATCTTTGTTTAAAAATTTAAAAAGATTTAAAGAAGCTGAAGATGAATATAGAGTTGCGATAAAAATAAATACGAATTATGCAGAAGCACACTTTAATCTCGGAGTTTTACTAAATGATACAAAAAGATTTGAAGGAGCTGAAAAAGAATATAGGGAAGCATTAAGGATAAATCCTAATTATATAGAGGCACGAAATAACCTAGGAACATTGCTATATAATTCAAAAAAACTTGGAGAAACAGAGAATGAGCTAAGGATCCTCATAGAAATAAATCCGCATCTTGCACAATCACACTATAATCTTGGTTTTTTACTCCACAATTTAAAAAGATTTGATGAAGCTGTGAAAGAATACAAAGAAGCGATAAGGTTAAATCCAAATTATACAAAAGCACATAACAATTTAGGCATTTTATATTATGAGCAGAAAGAATATTTTAAATCACTTCAAGAATTTGAAATCGCTTTAAGTTTAGCACCAAATGATAAAGATATTCAAAATAAAGTAAATTTTTTAAAGCAATTAGTAACAGGCAATAAGAGTAGATAAGATTAAGAACCATGACCGTTTCACATTAAAAATAAAAGGGTTTTGGTTCTTGAAAGTAACCGGGCAGATATATTTTGGCGACAAGCTATTTATAAACAGTATTAGTGAATTAATTGGAGTAAATAAGGTTGTAAAGTGATCTGCCCCCATTCATTATACCAAATGTTAATGTGTATTTGAACATAATTGACATGCCCCTGAAAGTTGAAATATGAACGATTTATCACTCGACATTATATTAAATATAGTGTATACTACACATAGGTTTATATTTGGAGGTATTTATGCAAATATTAAAAAGAGAGATAGTTAAATACATAAAACAATTTATTGATACAAAAGATGTCATTGTCTTACATGGTGCAAGACAAGTAGGTAAGACATCAGTAATTCAATATTAACCCACCTTGCCGGTTTTACCTATTACAAAACTAATCGTGGAAAATTTTCCTTGAAAAATAATATAATTGAAGTATAATTGTAGCTGGTATGAAAAATGCTAATGGGGGTTTTTGCTTTATATTACATAGTCATATACCTTATGTAAAAAAAGCTGGGACTTGGCCGTTTGGGGAAGAGTGGTTGTTAGAAGGTCTTTTAGAAACGTATATTCCGCTTCTGGATGTTTTTTATGAACTTAAAGAAAATAATATTCCCTATAAAGCAACAATAGATATTACCCCTGTTTTAATAGAACAACTGGCGGATGAATATTTTATAAAAAGGTTTGAAGAATTTGTTTCCGAAAAAATTAAACGTGCTGAATTTGATATTGAAAAGTTTTCTGCAAGGCACCAGTCCGATTATAAGTGCCTTGCTGAATTTTATAGAAATATTTTTGTAAAGATTCTTGATAATTTCAAAAATAAATATCAACGGAATATTATAGCGGCTTTTAAAAAACTGCAGGATGACAACAACATAGAAATTATGACATCCGCAGCAACTAACGGGTATCTGCCGCTTTTATCCTGCGATTCTTCAATTTATGCACAGTTAAAAATCGGGATTGATACATATAAAAAACATTTTGATAGAAAACCAAAAGGTGTATGGCTTCCTGAGTGTGCCTACAGGCAGGGGAAAAATGTTCAGGCAGGCAATAAAGAATCATACCGTAGTCCTTCTCTTGATAAATTCCTATGCGATTTAGGTGTGGAATATTTTATTGTTGATAGTTCCGGAATAGAATGCGGTCAGGCGTTTTGTGAGAATAAAAAAATAGAACAGACGACTTTATTGCCGTATCTTACGAGAGATGGTGTTGCGGTTTTTGGAAGAGACAAAGAGACAGGGCAATTAGTGTGGTCCAGTGAACATGGGTATCCTGCTGATGGTAAATATCGTGAATTTTACAAGAATGATTATGATTCAGGTTTGCAGTATTGGCGGGTTACTTCAACAAAAGTCGATTTAGGATTAAAAGAAATTTATAATTTAAAAAATGTTTCTGAAAAAATAAAAGAAGATGCCGGGCATTTCAGTAATGTTGTGGAAAGAAAACTTGACGAATTTAATAAAAAAAATGGCGATTATGGAATGATTACCGCTCCGTATGATGCTGAACTTTTCGGGCACTGGTGGTTTGAGGGTATTGAATGGTTAAAACAGGTATTAATCAAAATATCCCAAAATCCGAAAGTATCGCTTCTAACGCCATCTGAGTATTTGCAGGAACATAAACCGAAATGTGTTGCTGAAATTGCCGAGTCATCCTGGGGTGAGGACAGCAACCATTATATGTGGCTTAACCCGGAAACAAAGTGGATGTGGCCTTATATTCATGATGCCGAGCTTCAAATGGAGGATGTTGTCCAGATATTTAAGAATAATAATATTCCGGCTAATACCTTAAGAACATTAAAACAAGCAGCACGGGAACTGCTTTTGCTACAATCATCTGATTGGGCTTTTTTAATTACAACAAAACAGGCGAAAGAATATGCTACTGAAAGATTTCTTTTACATTTTAACCGTTTTTGCCGTCTTGCTGCTGCGATAGAAGAACAAGGTATTGAAACTAATGAGTTTCTTACATTTTTGAAAGAAACCGAAAACATAGATACTGTTTTTTCAGAAATTGATTTTAGGGATTTTGCTAAAGTAGTGATAAAAGATTAAAAATAGATATTAGGAGACTGGAGGAATATATTGAAATTGGTAGAAATAAATAGAAATTAGTAGTCCGCCACTAAGCCATCGGCGGATTTGAAAAAAATAAAACAACAAGTTTCCATAAATTACAATAAGTTTCGCAAAGCATATTTCTGTCAATTTCTATTTCCCTAATTTCAGAATCTACATTACACAGTCTTAAAAGAGGGGCGCTTAAAAAATGAAAAAAATAAATTTTATTTTTGGAGTACACAACCATCAACCTGTAGGGAATTTTGACAATGTTTTTGAGTGGGCTGTAAAGACGGCATACGAGCCGTTTTTAAGTGTTATTGAGAAACATCCTAAGGTAAAAATAGTAATCCATTATACAGGGTGTCTTATCGATTGGCTTGAGAAGAATAGACCGGATATAATCAGCCGTCTTAAATTACTCGTAAAAAAAGGTCAGGCGGAAATGTTGACCGGCGGATATCATGAACCTATCTTACCTGTAATTTCTGATATTGATAAGAACGGTCAAATAAAAAAACTAACCGATTATATAAAAAAAGAGTTTTTATGCACTCCGAAAGGATTGTGGCTTGCTGAACGGGTTTGGGAGCCGACACTTGCTAAGATATTAAACGAAGCAGGCGTTGAATATATTGTTCTTGATGATGCGCATTTTCTTGCTTCCGGTATTGATGAAAAAAAACTGCGCGGCTATTTTATAACAGAGGACCAGGGAGTACCGCTTAAAATATTCCCCATATGCCAGAAATTAAGATACACTATGCCGTTTGCGCAACCGGAAGATACGATAAATTACCTTAAGAGTGAAGCATCCGATGACCCTTCAACTTTACTTGTTATGGCTGATGACGGCGAAAAATTCGGCATTTGGCCCGAAACATATAAAACATGTTATGAAGAAAAATGGCTTGAAAAATTTCTTGTGCTTTTAGAACAAAATTCCGATTGGATTAATATAACGACATTTTCAGAATATATTAAAAAATATCCTGCAGTAGACAGGATTTATCTTATGGCAACTTCGTATTTTGAAATGAGTGAATGGTCACTCCCTGCCAAAACACAAGTTGATTTTGAAGAAGCTATTATTAATTCGGACGACAACCTGAAAAGGTTTTTAAAAGGCGGGTTCTGGAGAAATTTCCTGACAAAATATTCAGAATCAAACAACATGCACAAAAAAATGCTTTATATTAGTGAAAAAATAAAAGAATTAAAAAATGATACAGCTGCACAGTCGTTAAAAGAGTCAGGTTCAGATGACCCTGTAAACCTTTTGTATAAAGGTCAGTGTAATTGTGCGTATTGGCACGGAATTTTCGGGGGTTTATATCTTCCGCATTTGAGGCACGCAATTTACAAAAATCTGATAGAAGCAGAGAATTCAATTCCGCCATCAACAGAAATCTGTGATTTTGACAAAGACGGTCAAAAAGAAATAATTGCGACTACTAAAAATATAAATGTTTATTTAAAACCATCATATGGCGGGGCGATAACTGAACTTGACTTCAAGCCGGTTAGTTTTAATTTAACCGATGTCCTGACCCGGAGGTTTGAAGCATATCATAGAAAAGTTGACAGTGCTACTATAAAAATAGAAGGTAAAAAACTGGAAACAATTCACAATGCTTATTATACAAAGGAACTCGGATTACAGAAATATCTGAAGTACGACTGGTATAACAGGTGTTCGCTCCTTGACCATTTTTTTCATAAGGCAACAACCTTAGAAAAATATAACGATTGTGAATACGGGGAAATCGGTGATTTTGTAAATCAGCCGTATAATATTGAATCAAAAAGCCGGAAAACAAAAACAAAGGATATCAGTTTAAAACGAGACGGCCATCTTTGGCTTGAAAGCGGTTTAATTCCAATACAGGTTTTGAAAACGATAAACATAAAAGAGACAGCGGTAAATATAGATTATGAAATTACAAATAACCACGAAAAAGCAATGGAATTATGGTATGGCTGCGAGTTCAATCTTGCTCTTTCAAATCCGAATGATGAAAAATGCTTCTACTTAGCCGGTGAAAGAAAAGAGAATTTTTCAGCAAAAACATCTTTTGAAAAAATGAAATCGCTGATAATCAGTGACATTTACGGTGGTTTTAATTTAAAAATGGAGGCATCGGATTTATTTGATTTCTGGGTTTTCCCGATATGGACGATTTCACTGTCCGAAGCCGGTTTTGAAAAAACATATCAAGGCTCATCAGTTACAGTTAATAAAAAGTTTTTACTGGAACCGAAAGGAAAATATAAATTTACATTAAAAATGGATATGGAACAGATTTGAAGATGTAGGCAGAGCAAGCTCTGCCACTACAATGTTGGAGTAGTTGCCGACCTTGGTCGGCACTAACTTATTTATGATTGAAAAAACTGTAAAAATAAAAAATAAACTCGGATTGCACGCCCGCCCTGCGGCTCTTTTTGTCCAGACGACATCGAAGTTTAAGTCGTCAGTAAAGATAATTAAAGAGGGACAAGAAGTGGATGGTAAATCTATAATGGGTTTAATGATGCTTGCAGCAGGGATGGATACTGAATTACGTATTTTAGCAAATGGTGAAGACGAAAACGAATTAATAAAGGCAGTTGAAGCTTTAGTTGACCGAAAATTTGAAGAAGATTGATTGAGATTTGTGTTTAAAAGCGTAGTTGCACCGCCTTGCGGTGCTATAATTAATTTATATTTGTAGTTGCCGACCTTGGTCGGTATAACTTATTTATTAATAGGAGCATAAAACTATGTTATATAAAGGAATCCCGGCATCGTCCGGTATTGCGATAGGCAAGGCATTTGTTATTGAAGATGAGGATTTTTATGTTATAAAAAGGACCATTTCAAAAGAAGAAGTGCATGGAGAAGTAGAAAAATTTAAAAAAGCAGTTGAAGATGCAAAAAATGAACTTGAAAAAACAAAAAATCAGGCGATGAAACGGCTTGGCAAAAAGTACATAAAACTTTTTGACGCCTACCTGTTTATTGTTGAAGACCCGACACTTAAAAATGACGTCGTTTCCAAGATAACTAAAAAATTAATTAATGCCGAATATGCATTACATGAAGTGATTGAAGAAAATTCACAAGCATTTGAAAAGATAGAAGACGAGTATTTTAAAGAGCGGGGAAAGGATGTTTTTAACGTCGGCAAGAAAGTTATGAAACACTTGATAGGGATTCACAGAAAAACACTGACTAATATTACAGAAGGCTCGATTATTTTTGCTAATAATCTTACGCCGACAGACACAATTACCATGAAAGATGAAAGTGTAATAGGGTTTGCCACGAATATCGGCGGCAAGACCTCACACACGGCGATTATGGCGCAAGCATTAGGAATACCGGCAGTTGTAGGGATGAGAGATATTACGTCACATATTACCCATGGTGATGCTGTTATTGTTGACGGGATAGAAGGTGTTATTATTGTTAAGCCCGATGCAGATACAATGAATAACTACAAAAGAAGACAGCATCTTTATTTAACCGAACAGCAGGAACTTATCCAGTTTATTGATCTGCCGGCAATTACCATGGACGGGCAAAAAATTGTTGTTGCTTCAAATATTGAAATTCCGGACGAAATAAAATCAGTAATTGCAAATGGTGCGGAAGGTATAGGTCTTTTCAGAACAGAGTATCTTTTTTTGAATAGAAAAGAGTTCCCAACCGAAGATGAGCAGTTTGAATCATACAGGTCTGTTGTGGAAAAGGTCTTTCCTAACCCGGTGGTAATCAGGACTATGGATTTAGGCGGCGATAAACTTCTTCCTTTTTTTGAGATGGGCGAAGAAAGAAATCCATTTATGGGTCTGCGGGCAATAAGATTCTGCCTTAAATATCCTGAGATATTTAAGACACAACTTAGAGCGATTTTAAGAGCGTCGGTTTTCGGTAATGTTAATATAATGTATCCGATGATTTCCGGGATAGACGAGCTTCGTGCTGCAAATGTCATACTGAATGAAGTCAAACAAGAATTAAAAAGTAAAAACATTCAATTTGACGAGGATGTTGAGGTTGGTATAATGATCGAAATCCCGTCTGCGGCATTAACAGTAGATATTTTAGCAAAAGAATCCGATTTTCTATCTATCGGGACCAATGATTTGATACAATATACTCTTGCCGTTGATAGAGTCAATGAATTTGTTACCCATCTTTACGAACCGTTGCATCTTTCCGTTTTAAGACTTTTGAAGAATATAATAGATGCCGGTCATAAAGCAGGGAAGTGGGTTTCAATGTGCGGTGAAATGGCAGGTGACCCATCATATGCCGAAATACTTTTAGGATTAGGGCTTGAACACTTTAGCGTGGCTTCTTCTTCCGTTTTAAGATTAAAAAAAGAAATAAGAAAAATAGATCTTGCAACTGCCAAAAAGATAACCGATGAAATTCTAGCCGAGTCTAACAGAGAACTTTTAATTAAAAGAGTTAAACAGCGTAAATCACACTAAATATTATATGAATATTCGTAATTTTTCAATCATAGCCCATATTGACCATGGTAAATCTACTCTTGCAGACAGGCTTTTGGAGTTTACATCGTCAATAACCACTTCGCACAAAGGACAAGTTTTAGATGCTATGGATTTGGAAAGAGAACGCGGGATTACAATAAAAGCGAAAGCTGTCCGGCTTAGTTATACTGCACCTGATAACCAAACCTACCAGTTAAATCTTATTGATACGCCGGGCCATGTTGATTTCACATATGAAGTTTCCCGTGCACTTGCCGCTTGCGAAGGATGTCTATTACTTGTAGATGCCTCGCAGGGTGTTGAAGCTCAAACCCTTTCTAATTATGAACTTGCCAAACAGCATAACTTAAAAATAATTCCTGTAATTAATAAAATTGACTTAAAACAAGCTGATGTTCCAAAGACCCAGTATCAAATAGAGAAAATATTGAAAATTACAGAGCCGCCGATTCTTGTTTCAGCAAAACAAAATATTGGTACGGATAAAATTGTAAATGCAATAATTGAGAAGATTCCGCAACCTGCCGATGATGTTAAAAAACCGCTCAAAGCGTTAGTTTTTGATTCGCATTATGATTCTTTCAGAGGGGTGATAATTTATATCCGTGTTTTTGAGGGTGAATTTGTAAATGGCAGGAAGGTGCTTTTTTTCTCAACCGGCGAAAAGTTCGACGTTGAAGAAGTCGGGTTTTTCCAGGTCCAAAATCCCTCAATACCCGCAGGCCGGCAAAAAACAGATAAGCTATCGGCAGGTGAAGTAGGTTATGTTATTCTCGGGATAAGAGATATTCATAAAATAAAAATCGGCGATACAATTACAGACGCTGAAAATCCAACCGCTATGCAGCACCCCGGCTACAAGGAATTAAAACCATTTGTTTTTTGCGGGTTATACCCGGTAAATCCCGGAGATTATAACAATCTTACAAAAGCAATAGGGAAACTTCATCTTGAGGACTCTGCATTTTTTTACCAGCCGGAAACATCAGTTGCTCTTGGTTTTGGTTACAGGTGCGGTTTCTTGGGACTTTTGCATATGGATATTATAAAAGAACGGCTGCAACGTGAGTTTGACCTGAATTTGATTATTACCGCACCCAATGTCCGGTATAAAATTAAATATATAGAAAATAAAACACCCTCAAGGGCGTTACAGCTTAACGATGTAGATAAATCAGCTGTAGTTGAGATAGATAACCCGTCAAAATTTCCTGAAAAACAGTTTATTGATAAGGTTTATGAACCATATATTTTAGCCACAATCATTTTACCCGCCCAATTCGTTGGCAATGTAATGGCTCTTTGTGAAGGCAAGCGTGGCGATTTCCTGGACATGACATATATTACTGAGGACAAGGTGAAACTCACGTATGAAATGCCGCTTGCAGATGCCATTGTAGATTTTTATGATAATTTAAAGTCGGTCTCTTCCGGTTATGCATCTTTTGATTATGAAATTTGCGATTATAAAGAATCCGAGCTGGTCAAGTTAGACATCCTTGTTAATAACGAACCCGTTGATGCTCTTTCTTTTGTTATTCATAAAAATAATGCTGAATTTTATGG
This portion of the Elusimicrobiota bacterium genome encodes:
- a CDS encoding DUF1957 domain-containing protein, with amino-acid sequence MEKGYLCLVLHAHLPYIRHPEHDDFLEEDWLFEGITETYIPLLDMFERLISDGVDFRITMSLTPTLCGMFADELLQYRYKRYLGKLVELSEKELFRTKNQGQFYNTAQMYNKKLKKCREIFDKCGGNLINAFRRIQDTGKLEIITCGATHGFLPLMISDNSKRAQIAVGVSDYKEKFGRAPKGIWLPECGYTPGVDNILKENGLRYFFVDTHGILYGTPRPRYGVFAPVYCPSGVAAFGRDMESAHQVWSADIGYPGDFRYREFYRDVGYDLDYEYIKSYLHSDGIRRNVGIKNYKITGNVNLADKQPYNYDEAKEAAASHAGNFMFNRQQQVDYLLNLLKRKPIVVSMYDAELFGHWWYEGPDFLEYLFRKIHFDQKTIKTITPSEYLQIQPDNQVLQLSMSSWGDKGYNEFWLNGTNDWVYRHLHKAAERMVEIARKNPDAQQLKKRALNQAARELLLAQASDWAFIMTSGTMVQYAHKRTKNHISQFTILFEQIERNQIDEGFLSDLENRDNIFPNIDYKNYL
- a CDS encoding HPr family phosphocarrier protein, whose protein sequence is MIEKTVKIKNKLGLHARPAALFVQTTSKFKSSVKIIKEGQEVDGKSIMGLMMLAAGMDTELRILANGEDENELIKAVEALVDRKFEED
- the ptsP gene encoding phosphoenolpyruvate--protein phosphotransferase → MLYKGIPASSGIAIGKAFVIEDEDFYVIKRTISKEEVHGEVEKFKKAVEDAKNELEKTKNQAMKRLGKKYIKLFDAYLFIVEDPTLKNDVVSKITKKLINAEYALHEVIEENSQAFEKIEDEYFKERGKDVFNVGKKVMKHLIGIHRKTLTNITEGSIIFANNLTPTDTITMKDESVIGFATNIGGKTSHTAIMAQALGIPAVVGMRDITSHITHGDAVIVDGIEGVIIVKPDADTMNNYKRRQHLYLTEQQELIQFIDLPAITMDGQKIVVASNIEIPDEIKSVIANGAEGIGLFRTEYLFLNRKEFPTEDEQFESYRSVVEKVFPNPVVIRTMDLGGDKLLPFFEMGEERNPFMGLRAIRFCLKYPEIFKTQLRAILRASVFGNVNIMYPMISGIDELRAANVILNEVKQELKSKNIQFDEDVEVGIMIEIPSAALTVDILAKESDFLSIGTNDLIQYTLAVDRVNEFVTHLYEPLHLSVLRLLKNIIDAGHKAGKWVSMCGEMAGDPSYAEILLGLGLEHFSVASSSVLRLKKEIRKIDLATAKKITDEILAESNRELLIKRVKQRKSH
- a CDS encoding tetratricopeptide repeat protein; translation: MKKLIEKKWFAISLIIIVTTIIYLPSLHAPFIFDDIAKIVENPDIKRLDNITTRLIYKYNENKNFKRNDPSRPLTYLTFTVNYYFGKLNPFGYHLFNLIVHILTSILIFILTRKIILYAYNKDSISLPFFVALFFAIHPVNTSSVSYVFSRSTVLMAFFYLSSLIFFVLAIERKKLLYYCISVLSFILALFSRQDAITLPVIILIFDYIFLSNFDMQKVIKNKYYYIIFGLLIIVFLLFRYFYFGGIGDLEAENLCKPLLYLASQCYVVLKYFLLLLVPIDVCIYRGVYYSVKTVYEPQIIVSFIVIMAVLIISWWLYKKRTSMTKIFLFSILWYFITLSPTSSFFSTTSSMVDNRLYISGFGFYLTIIILYFLLFSTKTVLGNNLNIISKLKVQDKMLISLLLIHIVLLSIFTFRRNQLFQQPILLWQDVISKYPNNIPSHINLGDLLRESKRYNEAEKEYREAINLNQNCVDVHYKYGLLLEDLKRYNEAEKEYIEEIKIKPDNEYTHNSLGSLFKNLKRFKEAEDEYRVAIKINTNYAEAHFNLGVLLNDTKRFEGAEKEYREALRINPNYIEARNNLGTLLYNSKKLGETENELRILIEINPHLAQSHYNLGFLLHNLKRFDEAVKEYKEAIRLNPNYTKAHNNLGILYYEQKEYFKSLQEFEIALSLAPNDKDIQNKVNFLKQLVTGNKSR
- the lepA gene encoding translation elongation factor 4, whose product is MNIRNFSIIAHIDHGKSTLADRLLEFTSSITTSHKGQVLDAMDLERERGITIKAKAVRLSYTAPDNQTYQLNLIDTPGHVDFTYEVSRALAACEGCLLLVDASQGVEAQTLSNYELAKQHNLKIIPVINKIDLKQADVPKTQYQIEKILKITEPPILVSAKQNIGTDKIVNAIIEKIPQPADDVKKPLKALVFDSHYDSFRGVIIYIRVFEGEFVNGRKVLFFSTGEKFDVEEVGFFQVQNPSIPAGRQKTDKLSAGEVGYVILGIRDIHKIKIGDTITDAENPTAMQHPGYKELKPFVFCGLYPVNPGDYNNLTKAIGKLHLEDSAFFYQPETSVALGFGYRCGFLGLLHMDIIKERLQREFDLNLIITAPNVRYKIKYIENKTPSRALQLNDVDKSAVVEIDNPSKFPEKQFIDKVYEPYILATIILPAQFVGNVMALCEGKRGDFLDMTYITEDKVKLTYEMPLADAIVDFYDNLKSVSSGYASFDYEICDYKESELVKLDILVNNEPVDALSFVIHKNNAEFYGRKIVEKLRGLIPRQLFEVPIQASIANKVIARENVRALRKDVIAKCYGGDISRKRKLLEKQKEGKKKMKQFGNVSIPQEAFLAVLKLDSE
- a CDS encoding DUF1926 domain-containing protein, translated to MKKINFIFGVHNHQPVGNFDNVFEWAVKTAYEPFLSVIEKHPKVKIVIHYTGCLIDWLEKNRPDIISRLKLLVKKGQAEMLTGGYHEPILPVISDIDKNGQIKKLTDYIKKEFLCTPKGLWLAERVWEPTLAKILNEAGVEYIVLDDAHFLASGIDEKKLRGYFITEDQGVPLKIFPICQKLRYTMPFAQPEDTINYLKSEASDDPSTLLVMADDGEKFGIWPETYKTCYEEKWLEKFLVLLEQNSDWINITTFSEYIKKYPAVDRIYLMATSYFEMSEWSLPAKTQVDFEEAIINSDDNLKRFLKGGFWRNFLTKYSESNNMHKKMLYISEKIKELKNDTAAQSLKESGSDDPVNLLYKGQCNCAYWHGIFGGLYLPHLRHAIYKNLIEAENSIPPSTEICDFDKDGQKEIIATTKNINVYLKPSYGGAITELDFKPVSFNLTDVLTRRFEAYHRKVDSATIKIEGKKLETIHNAYYTKELGLQKYLKYDWYNRCSLLDHFFHKATTLEKYNDCEYGEIGDFVNQPYNIESKSRKTKTKDISLKRDGHLWLESGLIPIQVLKTINIKETAVNIDYEITNNHEKAMELWYGCEFNLALSNPNDEKCFYLAGERKENFSAKTSFEKMKSLIISDIYGGFNLKMEASDLFDFWVFPIWTISLSEAGFEKTYQGSSVTVNKKFLLEPKGKYKFTLKMDMEQI
- a CDS encoding DUF1957 domain-containing protein produces the protein MKNANGGFCFILHSHIPYVKKAGTWPFGEEWLLEGLLETYIPLLDVFYELKENNIPYKATIDITPVLIEQLADEYFIKRFEEFVSEKIKRAEFDIEKFSARHQSDYKCLAEFYRNIFVKILDNFKNKYQRNIIAAFKKLQDDNNIEIMTSAATNGYLPLLSCDSSIYAQLKIGIDTYKKHFDRKPKGVWLPECAYRQGKNVQAGNKESYRSPSLDKFLCDLGVEYFIVDSSGIECGQAFCENKKIEQTTLLPYLTRDGVAVFGRDKETGQLVWSSEHGYPADGKYREFYKNDYDSGLQYWRVTSTKVDLGLKEIYNLKNVSEKIKEDAGHFSNVVERKLDEFNKKNGDYGMITAPYDAELFGHWWFEGIEWLKQVLIKISQNPKVSLLTPSEYLQEHKPKCVAEIAESSWGEDSNHYMWLNPETKWMWPYIHDAELQMEDVVQIFKNNNIPANTLRTLKQAARELLLLQSSDWAFLITTKQAKEYATERFLLHFNRFCRLAAAIEEQGIETNEFLTFLKETENIDTVFSEIDFRDFAKVVIKD